In Lysinibacillus sp. FSL M8-0337, the following proteins share a genomic window:
- a CDS encoding TRAP transporter permease encodes MTKQHERNTEVKEEFEQISAEAQQAILEKYDIESNVRTISGIMKHIIFFGLLAFSLFQLYTAIFGQFTAPIQRTIHLGFGLALIFLLFPARRKAPKHKIAWFDYILSLLSVVVGSYWALNYTELVNRNGTITQLDFIVGLIAVFLVLEAARRAVGLPITIIAVCFLIYAYFGPYFPAFMAHRGQDFESIVNLMFYTTDGILGTPISVSATFIFVFLLFGAFLVKTGVGQYFNDLAVAFAGKLIGGPAKVAVFSSALQGMISGSSVANVVTSGSYTIPMMKKLGYRKEFAGAVEAAASTGGQLMPPIMGAAAFLMVEFIGRGITYWDIAKAAAIPALLYFTGIWIMTHFEAKRVGLKGLRDDQMPNRKEVFKKIYLLLPIISIIILMLTGTPVMHAALYGILISIAVAMFNKDTRLKPKDIIDALVEGARTALGVVAATACAGIIVGVVVKTGLGLSLANSLVALAGGSIILTLVFVMIASLILGMGAPTTANYVITSTIAAPAIVALLSPNTPQELVPVVVLLSAHFFVFYFGIIADITPPVALAAFAASGISGGDPIKTGVNSAKLAIAAFIIPYMIVFSPALLMIDTTIPQILWVVFTAVTGMVAIGAGVIGYWYRKVLWFERLIAIVAGLLLIYPEKFSDWVGLAIFIVLVVIQILTQHKYGGNGMDNNNKSVTA; translated from the coding sequence ATGACAAAACAGCATGAACGTAACACCGAAGTAAAAGAAGAATTTGAACAAATATCGGCAGAAGCGCAACAAGCGATACTTGAAAAATACGATATCGAATCCAATGTGCGAACGATATCAGGCATTATGAAACATATAATCTTCTTTGGATTATTGGCATTTTCATTGTTTCAATTGTATACAGCAATTTTTGGACAATTTACAGCACCGATTCAACGGACGATACACTTAGGGTTTGGTTTAGCCCTGATTTTCTTATTATTTCCTGCTCGTAGAAAGGCGCCGAAGCATAAAATTGCATGGTTTGATTATATTTTATCGTTATTGTCGGTAGTAGTTGGTTCATATTGGGCATTGAATTATACAGAACTTGTTAATCGCAATGGGACAATTACACAGTTGGATTTTATAGTAGGATTAATAGCTGTCTTTCTTGTGCTTGAGGCTGCACGTCGGGCGGTAGGTTTACCGATAACGATTATCGCAGTATGTTTTTTAATTTATGCTTATTTCGGTCCTTATTTCCCAGCCTTTATGGCGCATAGAGGTCAGGATTTTGAAAGTATCGTGAATCTTATGTTTTATACGACAGATGGTATTTTAGGAACACCGATTAGTGTATCGGCTACATTTATCTTTGTGTTCTTATTGTTTGGGGCATTCCTCGTGAAAACGGGAGTTGGGCAATATTTTAATGATCTAGCTGTAGCATTCGCTGGAAAATTAATTGGTGGCCCAGCAAAAGTAGCTGTCTTTTCAAGTGCTCTACAAGGTATGATTTCAGGAAGCTCTGTTGCCAATGTAGTTACATCCGGTTCATACACGATTCCAATGATGAAAAAGTTAGGATACCGTAAAGAATTTGCTGGTGCAGTAGAAGCGGCAGCTTCTACTGGTGGGCAGTTAATGCCTCCGATTATGGGTGCTGCGGCATTTCTAATGGTGGAGTTCATTGGACGTGGAATTACATATTGGGATATTGCAAAAGCAGCTGCTATTCCTGCGTTGCTGTATTTTACAGGTATTTGGATTATGACGCATTTTGAAGCAAAGCGTGTCGGCTTAAAAGGGTTACGTGATGATCAAATGCCAAATCGCAAAGAGGTATTTAAGAAGATTTACCTGTTACTACCAATCATTTCTATTATTATACTGATGCTAACAGGTACACCTGTTATGCATGCTGCACTATATGGGATTTTAATATCCATTGCTGTCGCGATGTTTAACAAAGATACGCGCTTAAAGCCGAAAGATATTATCGATGCGCTAGTTGAAGGAGCTCGTACAGCACTTGGTGTAGTTGCGGCAACAGCTTGCGCTGGTATTATTGTAGGGGTCGTGGTTAAAACAGGTTTAGGCTTAAGTTTAGCTAATAGCTTAGTAGCTTTAGCTGGAGGAAGTATTATTTTAACACTTGTCTTCGTTATGATTGCTTCACTAATTTTAGGGATGGGTGCTCCAACAACGGCAAACTATGTTATTACATCAACCATTGCAGCACCAGCGATTGTGGCGTTATTATCTCCGAATACACCACAAGAATTAGTGCCAGTTGTTGTCTTATTATCGGCGCACTTCTTTGTGTTCTATTTTGGTATTATTGCCGATATTACACCGCCGGTAGCACTCGCTGCATTTGCGGCTTCTGGCATATCGGGTGGCGATCCAATTAAGACTGGTGTAAACTCTGCAAAACTTGCCATTGCAGCATTTATTATTCCGTATATGATTGTTTTCTCACCAGCATTATTAATGATTGATACAACGATACCGCAAATATTATGGGTAGTCTTTACGGCTGTTACGGGAATGGTTGCCATTGGTGCTGGCGTAATTGGCTATTGGTATCGTAAAGTGTTGTGGTTTGAACGTCTGATTGCCATCGTAGCTGGACTGTTGCTCATCTATCCAGAAAAATTCTCTGATTGGGTAGGTCTCGCAATCTTTATTGTGCTTGTAGTGATTCAAATTTTAACGCAACATAAGTATGGCGGTAACGGTATGGACAATAATAATAAAAGCGTTACAGCTTAA
- a CDS encoding dipeptide epimerase, with protein sequence MKIQQVEIFAIQLPLIDPFIISYATYDTMPSIILKITTDTGIVGYGEAVPDEHVTGESWESTYAVLKHQLVPAIIGENPMAFEKIHDKMNHIVKDVPAAKAAIDIACFDIAGKALQVPVYQLLGGRYHEKFPITHVLSIGTPEEMANEAARRVEMGYQSFKMKVGTEVRRDVARIKAVRERVGEEIAIRVDVNQGWGNASTTLQGLRLLKDLNIDWLEQPVDSEDIDGMVEIKSKSDVTLMIDEGLRGVREMREIILKRAADKVNIKLMKCGGIYPAMKLAVMAEMAGIECQIGSMVESSVGSAAGFHVAFSKKIMTSVELTGPLKFSKDIGNLHYDVPFICLTEKPGLGVDVDEAVLKELCEFSTIVTA encoded by the coding sequence ATGAAAATCCAACAAGTAGAAATTTTTGCAATCCAATTACCACTTATCGATCCTTTTATTATTAGTTATGCTACTTATGATACAATGCCTTCTATCATTTTGAAAATAACAACAGATACAGGCATTGTTGGTTATGGTGAAGCGGTACCTGATGAGCATGTTACAGGTGAATCATGGGAAAGTACGTATGCAGTGTTAAAACACCAACTTGTCCCAGCAATTATTGGAGAAAATCCAATGGCTTTTGAAAAAATTCACGATAAAATGAATCACATCGTAAAGGATGTGCCTGCTGCCAAAGCGGCAATTGATATTGCATGTTTTGATATTGCTGGTAAAGCGCTTCAAGTACCAGTATATCAGTTACTTGGCGGTCGCTATCATGAGAAATTCCCAATTACCCACGTGTTAAGTATTGGCACTCCAGAGGAAATGGCAAATGAAGCAGCTAGACGCGTAGAAATGGGCTATCAATCATTTAAAATGAAGGTAGGAACGGAAGTTAGACGTGACGTTGCTCGTATCAAAGCAGTACGTGAGCGTGTAGGCGAAGAGATTGCTATTCGTGTAGATGTAAACCAAGGATGGGGTAATGCCTCTACAACTTTACAAGGTTTACGTTTACTAAAAGATTTAAATATTGATTGGTTAGAACAGCCTGTTGATAGTGAAGATATTGACGGCATGGTAGAAATTAAATCTAAATCTGATGTCACGTTAATGATTGATGAGGGACTTCGAGGCGTACGTGAGATGCGTGAAATTATTTTGAAACGTGCAGCAGATAAAGTAAATATTAAACTAATGAAATGCGGTGGAATTTATCCTGCTATGAAATTAGCTGTCATGGCGGAAATGGCAGGTATCGAATGTCAAATTGGTTCAATGGTTGAGTCATCTGTAGGTTCAGCGGCTGGTTTCCATGTAGCATTCTCGAAAAAAATTATGACTAGTGTAGAATTAACAGGTCCACTTAAATTCTCGAAGGATATCGGTAATTTACACTATGATGTACCGTTCATTTGTCTGACAGAAAAACCAGGCTTAGGTGTCGATGTAGATGAAGCAGTACTTAAGGAACTATGTGAATTTTCAACAATAGTCACAGCTTAA
- a CDS encoding amidohydrolase, whose amino-acid sequence MTSAAMLEESMYQWFEHFHNYPEVSWKEYETTKKIASILDDLNVSYRLLGDVPGLIAEIGTGDEIVAVRADIDALWQEVDGKWQANHSCGHDANITMVLGALLLLKDRPLQHRVRFIFQPAEEVGNGACAAFERGAVDDVSHLFGVHLRPIEELPLGKVSPAIHHGAAYFLDGTIHGIDAHGARPHQGKNAIDVIMAIQLMLNSIHLSPFEPHSAKLTKIIADGGSTNIIPGSASFSMDIRAQHNHQLELLRSRIESGLKSIQQQFEIEMNWKWVDFTPGAEVSPIAADMAKNAILETLGEQFLADEITTPGSDDFHFYTVKKPELKATMIGIGANLVPGLHHPKMTFERSALIDASKVLACVLEKKPIHK is encoded by the coding sequence ATGACAAGTGCAGCAATGTTAGAAGAATCAATGTATCAATGGTTTGAACATTTTCATAATTATCCAGAAGTAAGTTGGAAGGAGTATGAAACGACTAAGAAAATTGCATCTATTTTAGATGACTTAAACGTATCTTACCGTTTATTAGGTGATGTACCAGGGTTAATTGCTGAAATTGGTACAGGCGATGAGATTGTAGCAGTTCGTGCAGATATTGATGCGTTATGGCAAGAAGTGGATGGGAAATGGCAGGCGAATCACTCCTGTGGTCATGATGCCAATATTACAATGGTACTAGGAGCGCTATTATTGCTTAAAGATCGACCGCTGCAACATCGTGTCAGATTTATTTTCCAACCTGCTGAAGAAGTAGGAAATGGTGCTTGTGCAGCATTTGAGCGTGGAGCAGTTGACGATGTTTCGCATTTATTTGGTGTTCACTTGAGACCGATTGAAGAGTTGCCTTTAGGAAAGGTTTCACCTGCTATCCATCATGGTGCAGCTTATTTTCTAGATGGAACAATTCATGGCATTGATGCTCATGGTGCAAGACCGCATCAAGGTAAAAATGCGATTGATGTCATTATGGCAATACAATTAATGTTAAATAGCATTCATTTGTCTCCATTTGAGCCACACTCTGCCAAACTAACTAAGATTATCGCAGATGGTGGCAGTACGAATATTATTCCAGGTAGTGCTAGCTTTTCAATGGATATTCGGGCGCAACATAACCATCAGTTAGAATTACTTCGAAGCCGCATTGAATCGGGACTAAAATCAATCCAACAGCAGTTTGAAATTGAAATGAATTGGAAATGGGTCGATTTCACACCTGGTGCAGAGGTTTCACCAATTGCTGCTGATATGGCTAAAAATGCTATTTTAGAAACACTCGGAGAGCAATTTTTGGCTGATGAAATTACAACACCAGGTAGCGATGATTTTCATTTTTATACAGTCAAAAAACCCGAACTAAAAGCGACAATGATTGGCATTGGTGCTAATTTAGTTCCTGGGTTACATCATCCAAAAATGACTTTTGAACGAAGTGCATTAATAGACGCATCGAAAGTACTTGCGTGTGTATTAGAAAAAAAGCCTATCCATAAATAG
- the nhaC gene encoding Na+/H+ antiporter NhaC codes for MKKDISASWALLTFAIMITTMLVTVVILEQSPHVPLIVGTIVAAIVAKKHGFKWMEIEEMMYKGIRLALPAIVIIILVGLTIGAWIGGGVVATMIFYGLKLISPAWFLVTILLLCSIVSLAIGSSWSTMATIGVAGMGIGLSMGIPAPMIAGAVISGSYFGDKMSPLSDTTNLAAGLTNTDLFDHIKHMLYTTIPALIITLVAFGLMGRSFADVAMNSEKILTTLDVMEKSFVISPWLLLVPVGVIVMVAKKVPAIPALIIGIISGFLLQIFVQGGSPTMAVQALQEGFAISTGNEMVDELFNRGGLDSMMYTVSMTIVAMTFGGVLEYSGMLKALMDVVVKFAKSTGSLIASTIAACITTNATCSEQYISIVVPSRMFAGVYQNRGLHSKNLSRALEDGGTLTSVFFPWNTCGVFILATLGVSAMEYAPYAILNFVVPIISIIYGYVGFAIVKMTPEEIEEANQRKKEAQENDMNNMVVAD; via the coding sequence ATGAAAAAGGATATTAGTGCAAGTTGGGCGCTCCTGACTTTTGCAATAATGATAACGACAATGCTAGTGACAGTAGTTATATTAGAGCAAAGTCCACACGTGCCACTTATTGTAGGAACAATTGTGGCAGCAATTGTTGCCAAAAAACATGGCTTTAAGTGGATGGAAATAGAGGAAATGATGTATAAAGGTATTCGCCTAGCACTTCCAGCCATTGTCATTATCATTTTAGTAGGTTTGACAATTGGAGCATGGATCGGTGGTGGAGTCGTTGCTACCATGATTTTTTACGGCTTAAAGTTAATTTCGCCAGCTTGGTTTTTAGTAACGATTTTGCTATTATGTTCAATCGTTTCGCTAGCAATCGGTAGCTCATGGTCAACAATGGCAACAATCGGTGTTGCTGGTATGGGTATCGGTTTAAGTATGGGGATTCCTGCACCGATGATTGCAGGAGCAGTTATTTCAGGTTCATATTTTGGTGATAAAATGTCACCTTTATCGGATACAACAAATCTAGCTGCAGGCTTAACAAATACAGATTTGTTTGACCATATAAAACATATGCTATATACGACAATACCTGCATTAATTATTACACTTGTCGCATTTGGGCTTATGGGAAGAAGTTTTGCTGACGTAGCCATGAATTCTGAAAAAATACTGACTACGCTAGACGTGATGGAAAAAAGCTTTGTGATTTCTCCATGGTTATTACTTGTCCCAGTTGGCGTTATTGTCATGGTGGCAAAAAAGGTTCCTGCAATACCAGCATTAATTATTGGGATTATTTCAGGTTTCTTATTACAAATTTTTGTGCAAGGTGGGTCGCCAACGATGGCTGTCCAAGCATTACAAGAAGGATTCGCTATTTCGACAGGAAATGAAATGGTGGACGAGCTCTTTAATCGTGGTGGCTTAGATTCAATGATGTATACGGTTTCAATGACGATTGTAGCCATGACATTCGGTGGGGTGTTAGAATATTCAGGCATGTTAAAAGCACTGATGGATGTCGTTGTTAAATTTGCTAAATCTACAGGCAGCCTTATTGCTTCAACAATTGCGGCATGTATTACAACAAATGCAACATGTTCAGAGCAGTATATTTCGATTGTTGTACCTTCTCGTATGTTTGCAGGCGTTTATCAAAACCGTGGCTTGCATTCGAAAAATTTATCGCGTGCGCTTGAAGATGGGGGAACGTTAACATCCGTATTCTTCCCTTGGAATACTTGTGGTGTATTTATATTAGCAACGTTAGGTGTTAGTGCAATGGAATATGCACCTTATGCAATACTAAACTTTGTCGTACCAATTATTTCAATTATTTATGGTTATGTCGGATTTGCCATTGTTAAGATGACACCAGAAGAAATTGAAGAGGCAAATCAACGTAAAAAAGAAGCGCAAGAAAATGATATGAATAATATGGTCGTAGCAGACTAA